The window TTATCCTATCAAACCATAACACATTGACTTTAGATGTTTCTGCTGACTGGTACTCTTTgacaaaaaaggaagaaaaaaagagctACTAATGCAACGTGATAATTAGTTTGTGCTCGTCACATTCAGTATCACATGACATGAATCGTGCTGCTCTCTACTTTCACACTTTAAAAAGGTGTGttcaaatgttgaaaaaaaaggTGTCTAAATGTTGAAATGGCAGGGGTGAGAGCAAAGAATAGTTTAGGGTTTTCACTCTTTCTGTGCTCTCTTTGCTACAGCTTTGTTCTTAATGTGTTATCATAAAAAAGGTGTGAGGCAGGGGAAGTTAGCACCTTCAAATTCACAACATTAATCAGAGTTTTATGTCATGTTCTGTCccttgagaaccactggcctatCTGTCTCAGACAGCAGGAAAAATCTAATCACTGAATGATGTGTTTGGTAGAGCCACACCATTAAAATCTCAAGATATCAGGCCACAGGGACAAGAGATGTTACTGGTGGTAATGGATTGCATTTTCACCTTCTGCCCCTATAGCCTACCATTAAAAGTCTAACCTTCAAATTGTTACCTTAAGAAGCTTTACTTGATCTAAGTCAGAAACGTTTGTGTAACAATACGTGTTAATTCGGTGATGTTTAACTTGACTTGGCTTAACACTTACTACATAATGGCAATGTTTACAGAGAAAACATGTGATTGTGGATGAGTTACAATGGGATTTGCACAATCATACAACTTTGACAATACACATGATTTAGAGGTAGGTGACTGCAGTGTATATTTACTCTTTAGCATATGTGATGCAATACTGTCATACCATTTATGCAATGTTGGATCATTTCAAAACATCTCTTAAAAGACAAGATTATCATTTTTGATTATGacttatattatatttgatcaATATATACAGGTACTGTGTGTTACGAACATAAAGTATATTCATTTACAGTAGACAATGACACTCTAATGTTAACGCCATCCCTGACGAACACAAATTGATTAAACGTATAATCAAAATGATATGAATCATAAATTTGACGGTTTTCATCAAATACATTTCTTACCATTTCGATTTGAGATTGTGACATGAAATACCATGTGATGTGACTAAGCAACAAGAAGAAATGATAACTTAAATTTACAAGAATGGATAAAACAGTATACATGAAtagaataatttaaataaaacgtaTTTGAATTCGCctaattgtaaatatttatgtaatccTGAAGGTTAACAAACATAACACTATTTTTTAATCTATTCACAGCACTTTCGGAAGTgttgtccatggtgctgaactACGCTTTACCCTTCTGCAAGTTGTTGGCACacgaaataaaaatgtattttcctaAGGTCGCTTTGAATTCAAAAGAACAAATGTGCCATATTTCAGTGAAGTCAATGGGAATGAGTAGATTTTCTTAGAATATTAACTGAACTGAATAACTCATTATTACAAGACATGCCAGCCCTCCCATCCGCACGATATAAAAACAACGTGTGACGACTCTTCCCGTAATAGATGCTTGCGCATCGAAAGAGGGAGTGTGAGATACAGACAACGTTTAAAAATGTCCAGTTTCAGTGTAGCTAATATATGTCCCTGTGGATTCTTCACATATTTGGTGATGTTCTCTTTTTACGTTTCTGTAACGTCCTCAGTGAGCCTGGACTTGAGTGAACTAAGAAACAAAGTCGCAAAGATCAAAGTTAACCCAAGAGGAAATTTATGGGCAACAGGTGAGATACTGAACATACACGACTTCATTTTGTAACAATTTGCTACTTTTGACTTCTAACAGAAATGGTATGTGCACTTTAGGTCATTTTATGGGGAAGAAAAGTGTTAAGGACACCCAACTATTTCCGATCAAGGATGCCGCTGCGATGAATGCAATTGAAGCAGCACTGAATCCTCAACAGGTCGAACCCATCGACATCTACGATGAAATACTGAAGATCGCGCTTCAGACACACATCGACTCGCAAGAGATCATCCCCAAAGTTCGGGTAAGAATCAACACTTAGGCTACTGGTCcagttttgactttttttatctACAACCTTTGTCAGTGCACTATTAGACAAAACTATAAATGGGATTTGTATACAACCAGAGTTTAGACACTGATCAATTGGTAAATGTACACTTGTATTCAATGACATATGAATATATGTTAATACAATTGTTCTTTGAAAAATATGGTTTAAGTAAATGTTTGTctcataatatatattttagtgtaCCCATGCTAATTATCAGACAAACTAACTGATATTAACTGTGAAATTGCTATTAATTCTAGGAGACTGCGTTGTTAATGAAGATATTAAGCAACTACATCGAAGGCAACAGAAAATGATGATGTCCATCAGCTGAAATGTGCTTCAATCATATGGAGATTCTCACTCTATTGCATCGATTGTAATTTGTTAAAGAATACACCTGTTTACCATAACCAAGTcgagaaaatgcaaaaaaaaccaagttatatttatttttgaaggtgccaagaatgattttatttttatttaataatttgtattaaataaagacaACAACTAGTCAAGTAATTTGCTTCATGCAAGAATGTTAAAAGTGTCATTATTTCTACTaccaaaatgttgttttcagtagATGTAATTCTTTATGTTATGGCATAAACCAAATGTGTGTGTAACTAATTGTTAAAACCAAGACAAACTTACCAATTCTACCATGCATATTCTTCCAATCACAAGCATCCTGGTAAATTATTATCTACATTTTAAAGTGGCATCATCACAAAAATAGCAAACTACCTAGTTTTGAAAATCTTTTAACCTtttgaattaaatgtataaGTTGAATTGAACAAACATTTTAGAATGTTATATAATGTGTTTCATGAAAATTGGAATGAACAATGCAGGCTACAGACTAATTGCGTAGCCTGTCACATATAAAATGGCAGAGACTTTAATGGAGAAAACAGTGATTAGGTGAGCTGTGAGCTGAGCTGATCTGATCTGACTTTTAAATTATACCAACAtgaaacataatataaatacattaaattaataaCACAAATTAGGCAAGACGTGCAAAGAACAAACGCACAAGATTGACATTTACCAGCAGCAATAAAGAACTTCTATTGAGTTGTGATTCTGTTTTGTAAGGCTATTCACCTGTTCGAATGCGCCTCCAGCTTTTGAACATATGTACAGTTTTGGACTGACTGAAGTTCTTGACTAAACAGATAATGGCATctaaaatatgtgtgtgtgtaaatgaacaTGTCTTCAATGAGGTTTGTTGCCGCCTCCATATCAGAAAACAAGAAGCGCAGCTCCTGATATTGAGGTCAGTGAGACGTGATTGGCGCTGTCCAGTTAAATGAGTTGTTGACTGCTGGATCTTGACAATCACACGGTATGCATCTGTTATTAATGTGAATATATTATCGTTATGTTGTGATAAGAAAGTAAGGCCAGACAGAATATTCACAATGATCTCTTTAATCAGATGGCGTAACAATTCTCTTATAAGGGATACATCTACTCATTTCTTCACAACCTTCTTCATTACTCTATCACAGGTGTCAAACTCCGTTCCTGGAGGGTCACAGCtatgcacagtttagctccaaccctaatcaaacaaaCCTGATTCAGCTAATCAACATCTACAAGattactagaaacttccaaggACGTGTGGTTTTGAgctggttggagctaaactgtgcagagctgcagCCCTACAagaactgagtttgacaccccTGCTCTATATGTATATTACTGCCCTCTAGTGGCAACATTCAGAACACAATATTCTAGAACACAACCTATTTCCCCTCTGTTAAAAACACTACTTACCAGTGGATTAACAACAGGAATTACCAAAATATGTAAAATCTGTAAGAACATAAGATATAGCAGTCAAAAGGCATACTTTACAACTTAAATGAAGTGCTTCACATACATAAAACTTAGAACATGTTAACTGCACTCCTCACACAGCTTGGTTCCACTATTTACTATTTTATAACTTCGATCCAGTTACATTATATTGTCTTTGTGCCATTAAGGTTTAAATCTAGCACGAGGCTGTTTTGAAAGAACATCCTGAGTGGTTTGTGGCCAAGTTTGTTCACAATCATAAGGTCCACTTTCAAGAACGAGCCAAGTGTGTGGCATTCCATCTCTTTCCATCACTCACCATAAAAGGTGTTGGGACCCAAGCGCTTTTCCACCGTCAACTGAGCAGTGAATCTTGGTTATGCTTTAGGGACTAGTCGGGGAATCCTGACCCTCACTTTCTCCCCTTGGACAAAAGACTGTAAACGTGCATGCCGCCTGATGTcagtgtttttcttgttttcttttcacaaTGTCCAGGACCAGTGAATTTGACACATGAGGTATGGGGAAACTGTTCAGTTTGGTTCGCATATTACGTCCGTATAGCAGTTCATACGGTGAGGTTGAGGTAGTGGCATGGGGTGTGGCCCGATAGACTTGAAGCCAGTCGGTCACAGTTTCTTTCCACAGTTGTGACTGTAGGATTGCGGTTTGAATGCAACTCTTAAGAGCGCGGTGAAACCTCTCGAAAGCTCCGTTGGCTGCTGGATAGTACACACATGTCTTGTTATGACGTATACCCCTGGTCTGAACGAAATTAGCAAAGACAGCTGAGGTAAACTGCGGCCCGTTGTCGGTGACCACAGTTTCTTGATTTCCATAGCAGTTAAACATGGTATTTAGGAAATAAATGACAGCCTCAGCTGTGGCGGATGAGCAAAAGGACAGTTCTGGCCACATTGAATAGTAGTCGGTTAATGTCACTGCATATCGACAAGAAGGCACTGCAGACTCAAATGGCCCAACGATATCAAGACCTAACTACTTCCAAGGACCATCAGGAAATAGAACTGGTTGTAGCGGAGCTGGATGCGTGTGAGCTGTTTTGTCATGAGCCTGAAAAGGGGCACAGGCCGATCTTTAGGAATTTACTTGAGAATCCATAGGCCACCAGTTAAGGTCACGCAAATGCTGTTTAGTGCGTACTATTCCCTGCTGGCTTTCATGGGCCAGGGCAATCAGTCTATGGCACATGCAAAGGAAGACGGGAAAGGCAGTCTGCTGTATGGTTTTGTGAGCCTGGCTTGCAAACAATAGCTTAGTCAAAGCAAAGCAGGTGTGCCGACCAGCGGGCGATACGCAGTCCTGCCCTGTTCATTCCCTTGCCAGTAAGCAGAGTTGTAAGCATTTGGTGGTCGATGCGCAAAGTAAAGTGTCGATCCCACAAATATGTGCGCCACTTTTCTGTGGCCCACACACATGCCATTTTCCAGCACAGAGTATTTACGCTCTGTCAATGTAAGCGTACGCGAGGCAAAAGCTACTGGTTTCTCTTTACCATCTGGCTGAATTTGGGCAAAAACAGCACACAGTCCATAATCACAGGTGTCAGTCGTGATCACAGAGCAAAGTGAAGGATCATACAAAGCTAGGTTAGAGCTGGGCTCGACGTTATCAAAACTGGCCTGAGAAGCTTTAGACCACATGAAAGTCTCTTGGTCTTTGACACATTCATGCATAGGAGCCACAACTGTTGCAAAATTCGGAATAAACTTTGCATTCCAGGATGCAAGACCGAAAAAGGATCTTAAGGTAGCAGTCTCAGTTGGTGAGGGAATTTGAAGTATGGATTTAACGTGCTGTTGGTCAGGCAAAATACCATCCCCTGTAATTGAAATGACCCATGAAACGCAATGTAGTCTTTCTGTAGTGGCACTTTTCGTTGTTTAGAACCAGTCCAGCCTCTTTTAATTATCGTAAGGCACTTTGGAGGGTCTGATCGTGCTCTTCAGCAGTGGCACCATAGACGATTAGATTGTCCAGATAGTTTTGGACGGCCGAAACTCCTTCCAGAAGGGTTGCCATCATTTTCTGAAATGCCGATGGGGCTGATGCTAGGCCATATGGAACCCTGTGAAATCTGCGTAATTGTGCGTAATTAAGGCCGTAAGGTCTCTACTGTTCATGGAGGGACACCTTGTAGTAGGCGTTGGCCAGGTCGATAGTAGAGAAAAGTGTGCCACCTCGCAGGCTGGAAAAGAGCTCATCTATGTGAGGCAAGGGGTAGCAATCAGTGACCACAACCTTATTTGGTTCAAGAAGGGCAGCACACATTCAAATACCtccattcttatttttttgtaactACAATGGGGTAAACCAAAGGAGAAGCATCCATTTCTTCAATGACGCCAGCCTGCAGCAGACAACTGTGTTTAGCCGAGACCGCATCCCTAACTGCGAAAGGCAATCGCCGTAGTTTTTGGTGCACAGGCTGAACTGTAGGATCAATCTTGACTTTGTGTTCAAACTGTTTCACACACCCTATTTCAGGTGAGGGGTAGTGCCGGATGCAACAGTAATTGTGGACAGAACAGGAGTAGCTGGTAGTGCCTCTGAGGTGGTAACAGTATGAGCATTAATACAAAGGTGCAAGGCACTGGTTAAGTCCATACCGAGTAAAGCAGTACCTTCCTCTACCACTAAAAAATGGCTGGAGCACTTGAATTCGCTACGCACACCTGGGCATGAAGACATCCATGTACTgggatgtgtgtttgtgtgtaagtcACCAGTCTTACAGAAGACTGAAAAACTGCAACACGGGGAAAACTGCAACACAGGGTATCCTCGTCGCCAATTTGTTATGTTGTGATAAGAAAGTAAGCCCAGACAGAATATTCACAATGATCTCTTTAATCAGACGGCGTAACCATTCTCTTATCAGGGATACATCTACTCACTTCAGAACCTTCTTCATTACTCTATATGTATGTTACTGCCCTCTAGTGGCAACATTCAGAATGCAATATTATGGAACAcaacaattatatatttatatatcccTGTATTAAAATATCAAGCCTCTGCGAGATAATGGGACAATGTGGTGTTATTTCATCGAAGACGGTTTTAGTCTTCCTCAATATGACTTTCTGGAAAGTCCACCGGCAGCTTCACAGTGAATGGGTACAAACATTCAAACTTAGAGCAAAGATCTAAGGAAACCTAAGGGTTTAAATACACTTAGGGAATACGAGGCACATGTGCAAACAATAACTCGAAATCAAAGGGAAAACTAGGGATCAAGCAAAAGCACAATGAGGGCCCCTAGTGGCCAAAACAGGAAATAACAGGCAGAATGCTGACATTATGATCATATGTACGTCATACTGGCTGCAATAACATTTGCTGCCATTCAGGTAAGAACTGATTTGCCTTTGGACTCACTGTCAGGCACTCCTAAGAAGTGGCCAGTGGTCGGTGATTTACCAGTAGTCTATTGTCTGATTTTAGAATTATTGAAGTGATACTTTGTGTTACTTTGAGCAATATGTATAAAGGAGTGCAGTTAGGCCTTTAAATGTGTGTTAGGCCtttcaattattttcagtttcattGTAGTTAGGGCCATGATctttcattcattaaataattgttattttattgttactgtaatgtaaatgtgtcattttctgtTCCTTGCACAGATAGTTGGGCTGCTGTATGCATGTGTGGTCCTTTGCCGTCATGACCCTGCTTACAAGCTGCTTATCATCACATAGATGCCTGAGTAGTACTGCATGGCATTAAGGGAATGTATGATCCTCTCAGACAGTGTACAATTCAACTGAAGCATTCTACCTTTCCTTACACCAGAATTACAACTTGTTCGTTTGAAAAGTATAAAGCTGAGGGCCTAAGTAGCCTCAGACTGGTTAGATTCTGCATGATATAATTTCAAAGTGTtgtagatttttatttaaagcactaCTTATTTTGGGACCAGAGTCTGATGAGTTGATAATCatcattgttatttattatattttaatcattttacactaatttatttaatgtgtcaTGACATGTAAGCTTCAGCGCAAGTTCTGCAGGGAAGACTCAATCTCACGTCACTTACTACATATAGACCAATAACCAATCATCACCTAACACTTGGAGTATATAAGATCGCCGATTACCCTTTGTTTGCGTTCGCAGTTAAAGCAGCCGATATTCacccccatcctccccaccaccaccagaaTGGTCCCAGTCCATTAACCCCAGGGGGGTTGGCTATCCCCCGGCCTTCAccaaaacaattcaaaacagcctccattatttgcaaaccttgacaaattatataatagcccgccaaatcacagagatgcagATTCACACAAGCTTAAGACCACatcctctgcaattaatacaaatgactagaggtcccgaGGTATTAGCACATcaagcaatctctaacaaagcaatagtgacgcatagtaaaataatgttttactcGTATAAGATAATAACATCGGATCCAacattgaaggcacagcactgctttttaattttaaactttccacaaattcagtgtcgacctgtgcagaaatgaaacgaacaaatgctccatgtttttattattaatatcggaatccgaagcaaggttatgcagcgactgtattcttccacaccCAGGAATGGCGCAATATTTAGTTATCTTTAAtggcatgtttattgcttgctcgctctatctggttccacGCCACTTGTGGTACTCCAGTTCTgccatgcgcgaaccagtgggcggagAAGcaattgttgatatttttctgtggaggcggtgttcaacctatcaatgtcgtcatagatagataggtgcattccagaacctggcgttcacCGGGTCGGGTGTCAATAAAAgctgtaatctcagtaacagggtgttttcagttctaacacttacatgatgttcgtgtgaatacgattccctcttctATAACAAAatctcgggttaaaattgtgattttaattcatgcctcctttaaattattttgtttctatACTCTATATATTCTTAGctatggaagcccgtttccgccagggttgggaatttttttttgaattagtaagtcataataatgacttagtatctcataataatgacttagtatctcataataatgacttagtatctcataataatgagatactaagtcattattatgacttacgaAGTCGAAATTTCTGGTTTTAAGCAGGTAGCTGTTTAGCTCATAGGCTATGcccatgggcgccgtaaaggggtggaaggttaggacgattctaagggcccagcctgattcagggcccagaagagcagaccccctttttattttcctatttcttttctctttttaatacatacattaaatgtgctaggggccctcgtgcactaaatgtgtattttgtccgttttgaccatagatttaatatttaaaaaacaaataatgtaattactctttcagtcacacccctccctgctccctctcacaatggttcattccacctgcgctgtcCGAGCTACGATCGCTAGTGTGACGTCTCTTGCTTATTAGACTTGTTATGATGCAgtgcagacagtgacacacgcaggcatgtcacatcaaaagtcagggcatcaaatacggaaagaaaggaaggaaagagaagacagagaacgccaaagtcgacagtatgtcacacagtttttcaaaaagaaaggtagtttgccctattcctgtattccaaaacttatttttgttgctacatgacctgcttatATCTAGCTAGCttagtaaaatatttactgaattatgaacacagaatcagcggctgctgcacacccacgtcctcctTCCCCCACGTCCCCGTCTTAATCAGCCGAtcaaggtgagcctgagcgcgaaacttcgcgaagattttagcctctaaacacgtcttatctactgtattcgccacatgatgataactttccaaaacaaaaagtaatctacacgcttctaAAACGacaaaattagtttgccgtgtcgtgtgttctgtgaagtgacagtgctgctgctacgatagatgctgtcaaacttgacgttcttaatatgaataaaatgccccagaaaaaaaagaatataaaattgaataaaacgtgtctctactgtagctggtgtttcctgattgagcagtttgacccagctaaagcttgttcatgtaaagtatatgtcaatatgtgtacataatgttctgttgtgcttgcaaatgcaattgagataataaatgttctcccttttatgtaaacaagtacatatttctatattttttcttgtttttgtaggctttgttctcatcctaaacattttaactatgcaatttGCTAATTATCTTTTTCataagtatacagggcatgtttattgggttaaattttctctgtaaaaaatgtagggggcccagaaattttggtttccatagggcccagaaattctggcggcacccctggcTATGCCTTCCTCAAGTTGCAGAGCTGCTGGCATGGCTGATgtcattttgaagaatcttcCAGAGGACTTCCGTGCATTTTTGCCTGGAAAGGGCATCTGTGAACTCCTGAAGTGGACCAAAAGCCTTGCTTACAGATTCTAGAACAGCTGTATCTTGCCATTGTGGTACTAGGTGTCTTGTTTTACGGTCAGCTGAAAGGACCTGAGACAATGCCCTCTGCTGCTCCAAAACCCTGTCTATCATTTGTTGCATTGAGCCACATCTTGTTGGGCACGATGTTATGAGGGCATGTtgggcagtgttgggtgtaactagttactaagtaattagttactgtattttaatt of the Triplophysa dalaica isolate WHDGS20190420 chromosome 1, ASM1584641v1, whole genome shotgun sequence genome contains:
- the nmbb gene encoding neuromedin Bb, whose amino-acid sequence is MSSFSVANICPCGFFTYLVMFSFYVSVTSSVSLDLSELRNKVAKIKVNPRGNLWATGHFMGKKSVKDTQLFPIKDAAAMNAIEAALNPQQVEPIDIYDEILKIALQTHIDSQEIIPKVRETALLMKILSNYIEGNRK